From the Balearica regulorum gibbericeps isolate bBalReg1 chromosome 4, bBalReg1.pri, whole genome shotgun sequence genome, one window contains:
- the METAP1 gene encoding methionine aminopeptidase 1: MAAVETRVCETAGCSSEAKLQCPTCLKLGIQGSYFCSQECFKGSWATHKLLHKKAKDEKAKREVSSWTLEGDVNTNPWSGYRYTGKLRPHYPLTPTRPVPSYIQRPDYADHPLGMSESEQALKGTSQIKILSSEDIEGMRVVCRLAREVLDVAAMMVKAGVTTEEIDHAVHLACIARNCYPSPLNYYNFPKSCCTSVNEVICHGIPDRRPLQEGDIVNVDITVYRNGYHGDLNETFYVGEVDEGARRLVQTTYECLMQAIDAVKPGVRYRELGNIIQKHAQANGFSVVRSYCGHGIHKLFHTAPNVPHYAKNKAVGVMKPGHVFTIEPMICEGGWQDETWPDGWTAVTRDGKRSAQFEHTLLVTDTGCEILTRRLDSIRPHFMSQ, translated from the exons GAATGCTTTAAGGGAAGCTGGGCCACTCACAAGCTATTACACAAGAAAGCAA aagatgaaaaagctaAGCGTGAAGTTTCCTCTTGGACCTTGGAAGGTGACGTTAACACAAATCCTTGGTCTGGTTATCGATACACTGGTAAACTCAGGCCACACTATCCCCTG ACACCAACAAGACCTGTGCCAAGTTATATTCAGAGACCGGATTATGCTGATCACCCACTAG gaatGTCTGAATCAGAACAGGCTTTAAAAGGAACctctcaaataaaaatactctcaTCTGAGGATATAGAAGGGATGAGAGTAGTGTGTAGG ctTGCTAGGGAAGTATTGGATGTTGCTGCCATGATGGTGAAAGCAGGTGTAACTACGGAAGAAATTGATCATGCTGTCCATTTA GCTTGTATTGCAAGGAATTGCTATCCTTCCCCTCTGAATTATTATAATTTCCCTAAGTCGTGTTGTACATCAGTGAATGAAGTGATCTGTCATGGAATTCCTGACCGGAGGCCATTGCAGGAGGGAGATATTGTTAATG TGGATATTACTGTCTATCGTAATGGCTACCATGGCGATCTGAACGAGACATTTTACGTTGGAGAAGTTGATGAGGGTGCAAGGAGACTTGTCCAAACAACTTACGAGTGCCTAATGCAAGCCATCGATGCAG TAAAACCTGGTGTTCGGTACAGAGAACTGGGAAACATTATTCAGAAACATGCTCAAGCAAATGGATTTTCAGTGGTTCGGAGCTACTGTGGGCATGGAATCCATAAACTTTTCCATACGGCCCCTAACGTGCCACATTATGCCA aaaataaGGCAGTTGGAGTCATGAAGCCAGGTCACGTATTTACAATTGAACCAATGATCTGTGAAG GTGGTTGGCAAGATGAAACATGGCCTGATGGTTGGACTGCGGTAACAAGAGATGGAAAGCGATCTGCTCAGTTTGAACACACGCTTCTGGTCACCGATACAGGCTGTGAGATCTTGACTCGGCGCCTGGATAGTATTCGTCCCCATTTCATGTCCCAGTGA